In Maniola hyperantus chromosome 20, iAphHyp1.2, whole genome shotgun sequence, the following are encoded in one genomic region:
- the EMC7 gene encoding endoplasmic reticulum membrane protein complex subunit 7: MISIAMFRLEILFISLGVITNVFCALNSVEEETGNGRYVIEGRVFPPEDQDPTNWQVDTRIHVNGGEYIGFIRDDGSFVVHNVPTGSYVVEIVHPDYFYEPIRVEINSKGKYRARKVNYVQTSQIIQVPYPLRMKAMSKIRYFQVREQWRLTDFLFNPMVIMMVLPLLLIMVLPKMMNDPETKEDLKQISNMAKISEFPEMSEMFTSLFSGGASKANAKVKQVKKRQ, translated from the exons ATGATCAGTATTGCAATGTTTCGCTTAGAGATTCTGTTCATCTCCTTGGGTGTCATTACTAATGTGTTTTGTGCGTTGAACTCGGTCGAAGAAGAAACTGGAAACGGCAGATACGTTATCGAAGGGAGAGTGTTTCCTCCTGAAGATCAAGACCCGACTAACTGGCAAGTCGACACTAGGATCCATGTAAATGGCGGCGAGTACATAGGTTTCATAAGGGACGATGGATCATTTGTAGTTCACAATGTCCCTACAGGATCTTATGTGGTTGAAATAGTACACCCAGATTACTTTTATGAACCTATACGAGTGGAGATCAACTCTAAAGGCAAATATAGAGCTCGTAAAGTGAATTATGTGCAGACATCACAGATAATTCAAGTACCGTATCCTCTCAGGATGAAGGCTATGTCGAAAATTAG gtatTTCCAGGTTCGCGAGCAATGGAGACTAACAGACTTCTTGTTCAACCCCATGGTTATTATGATGGTGCTGCCGCTCCTGCTTATCATGGTCCTGCCAAAGATGATGAATGACCCAGAGACCAAGGAAGACTTGAAGCAGATCAGCAACATGGCCAAGATATCAGAGTTTCCAGAAATGTCAGAGATGTTTACGTCCCTCTTCAGTGGAGGTGCTTCTAAAGCTAATGCCAAAGTAAAGCAAGTCAAGAAGAGGCAGTAG
- the Mcr gene encoding CD109 antigen, which translates to MNLIVRHLISISIIQSCLAQDYATPTYNPDNQVNPTNDNLDTYDPTRYDNPYDPNRRASNRNQYNVNQYDTSRNTYNTDQRYNQYDNRNDPGYVNRYGSENTENSDNTPRPSWGSGRTYGTSYKTAELEHDSVIINEATYFIVASRMVRPGQIYKISANILRARLQMTIRASISCNGVEIADVIEKVKEGVPEVLNMRVPATTVPGDYKLRVEGLFLDDPFGGRAFVNETQLTFSKRFMTIFIQMDKPVYMQSQTVKFRVIPINTALKAFGRSIDVFILDPNRRIMKRWLSRQSNFGTVSLQYPLSDQPLFGEWIVRVEALGQVEEAQFLVEEYYQTRFEVNVTMPAFFFNTDQYIHGRIMANYTSGAPVHGNLTLRATLRPIPQYRPRHYQQGQFNNRGPYGSVLTDQYTRVRPNYNPYLYNESGHPAYEYTGAVDEYGRPTSYRPGQPNQLDQPDWWYDPQKVYTRMFNFDEKYPFWMPKPNPIEFANQQNQQNYQNQQNQPNQNNYNTYSTATAYNYYNQYYDQLPYLRFFNGTYDFKYPMSELSQLVPTLDGVEVIITASVGDPFLDEVIEGYSIARIFNSSLAVHFLGGELQVFKPAMPFDVYMVVSYHDGSRLPAWQAAGVALTVTGQLEGRGGALEPQRPSLVPGHDAVWHLKLDLYKLLKLENDPNYREVLNSITGLRLSATLGDALGGRAGADVHLVAHESPNHHHLRVSTSTTDARVGEYIVFHVQSNFFMESFNYVIMSKGIILTSGQEIMQEGVRTFSAVVSAEMAPVATLLVWAHRRRAHVLADSLTFPVNGISTNNFTVHVNNRKHRTGERVEVAIYGEPGAYVGLSAIDHAFYTMQAGNELTYAKVISKMSHFDEATNGTFAYTWRSHFGDADELVYFPSPSFGIDANRTFEYAGLIVLSDVAVYRRYSMCNESLGLAECLDGTCYLADKRCDGAPDCSDRTDESNCKHDDSFELSHFRKFRFNRIQRQYDNVWMWRDVNIGPHGRYVFTLDVPAAPAHWTISAVAMSPGAGLGMLARPLNYVGILPFFIKVEGPDRCRQGEQLGLRVAVFNYQPQAIEAVVVLASSPDYKFVHVEENGIVRSYNPRTSFGEHQFFVYILAGDAATVHIPVVAARLGRIRVDIAASTLQGQHRVSKHIEVEADGLPQYRHQSVLLDLSNRAYVFQYMHVNVTETPIIPYEVDRYYVFGSNKARISIVGDVVGPLFPTMPVNATSLLDLPMDSAEQNMFSFAANMYLTLYMRLINQRNRTLEHDAFYHMNVLYQRQLSYMRPDGSFSLFRSDWNQSSSSVWLTSFCAKIFQDASFNEWENYIYIDPNVISMAVSWVLEHQRPEGSFYEVTWSPDRNANDTIAVPMDSQVYREAAYQLKGQKVNNTLLLERNITLTAQVVITLESVKNLKDIGLLEGLSARVATAQQLGVSWLERHLQLLHEFGEPLALALVTHALGAAKAPSAETAFRLLKRHQRSEGGLVYWGKRAVPPPPYKMENQKPFLLPRLPYVYDSNNVAATAYALLACMDHQDNNEPIVMWLNSQRLRDGGWASTQDTYIALRALIEYTNRKRLRDVSALAVTVDAVALHGATRQLRVRNDNLATMQSIDIPEAWGTVKVTARGAGYAILQMSVQYNVDIERFQTAPPARCFDLLASAHYHGRNQSHIRYQTCASWTMTDESPRSGLAVLEVGIPTGYMIQQQRLDSYVLSRAVRTLQRAKYQPDKLLFYFDYLERERTCVNFTIERWYPVANMSRYLHMRVYDYYAPERFNETIFDALPTYLLNICEVCGSSQCPYCAIYNAAARLPIPLLLLAATCVILLRNIRHYDT; encoded by the exons ATGAATCTCATAGTTAGGCATTTAATATCTATATCAATAATACAATCATGTCTCGCACAAGACTACGCCACACCGACATACAACCCAGATAATCAAGTAAACCCTACAAACGACAACCTGGACACTTATGACCCGACAAGATATGACAATCCTTATGATCCAAACAGACGAGCTTCAAATCGAAATCAATACAATGTGAACCAGTATGATACAAGTAGGAACACATATAATACGGATCAAAGGTATAATCAGTATGACAATAGGAATGATCCAGGGTATGTGAACCGGTATGGGTCGGAAAACACTGAGAACTCTGACAACACTCCTAGGCCATCGTGGGGCAGCGGACGCACTTATGGCACCTCTTATAAGACTGCTGAGCTGGAACATGACAGTGTTATTATTAATGAAGC AACATATTTCATAGTGGCCTCCCGCATGGTCAGGCCGGGCCAAATATACAAGATATCAGCAAACATACTAAGGGCTCGGCTGCAGATGACCATCAGAGCTTCCATATCTTGTAATGGGGTAGAGATTGCTGACGTCATTGAAAAGGTTAAAGAAGGAGTGCCTGAGGTTTTGAATATGAGA GTCCCTGCAACTACAGTGCCAGGGGATTACAAGCTGCGCGTGGAAGGATTGTTCCTGGACGACCCGTTCGGCGGACGAGCCTTCGTCAACGAGACGCAGCTCACATTCTCCAAGCGCTTCATGACCATCTTCATACAGATGGACAAGCCTGTCTACATGCAGAGTCAGACTG TTAAGTTCCGCGTGATTCCAATAAACACCGCGCTGAAGGCCTTCGGAAGATCCATCGACGTGTTCATCCTTGACCCCAACCGACGCATCATGAAGCGGTGGCTTTCTAGACAG AGCAACTTCGGAACAGTGAGTCTCCAGTACCCGCTGTCGGACCAGCCGCTGTTCGGAGAGTGGATCGTGCGAGTGGAGGCGCTTGGGCAGGTAGAGGAGGCGCAGTTCCTCGTCGAGGAGTACTACCAGACCAGATTCGAG GTGAACGTAACAATGCCAGCGTTCTTCTTCAACACTGACCAGTACATCCACGGCCGCATCATGGCCAACTACACGTCGGGCGCGCCCGTGCACGGCAACCTCACCCTGCGCGCCACGCTGCGCCCCATACCGCAGTACCGGCCACGCCACTACCAGCAGGGCCAGTTCAACAACCGAGGACCTTATGGATCTGTACTCACGGACCAGTACACTCGAG TGCGTCCAAACTACAACCCCTACCTATACAACGAGTCGGGCCACCCGGCCTACGAGTACACGGGAGCAGTGGACGAGTACGGGCGCCCCACCAGCTACCGGCCCGGCCAGCCCAACCAGCTCGACCAGCCCGACTGGTGGTACGACCCGCAGAAGGTCTACACCAGGATGTTCAACTTC GATGAAAAATATCCGTTCTGGATGCCGAAGCCGAACCCGATTGAGTTCGCCAACCAACAGAACCAGCAGAACTACCAGAACCAACAGAACCAACCCAACCAGAACAACTACAACACGTACAGCACGGCCACGGCCTACAACTACTACAACCAGTATTACGACCAGTTACCATATCTGAGATTC TTCAATGGCACATACGACTTCAAGTATCCCATGTCGGAACTCTCCCAGCTGGTGCCCACGCTGGACGGCGTGGAGGTCATCATCACGGCGTCGGTGGGCGACCCGTTTCTGGACGAGGTCATCGAAGGCTACAGCATCGCAAGGATTTTCAACTCCTCGTTGGCCGTACACTTCCTTGGAGGGGAGTTGCAGGTGTTCAAACCTGCGATGCCGTTTGATGTTTAT ATGGTGGTATCGTACCACGACGGGTCGCGCTTGCCCGCGTGGCAGGCGGCCGGCGTGGCGCTCACTGTGACGGGGCAGCTGGAGGGCCGCGGAGGCGCGTTGGAGCCACAAAGGCCCAGTCTAGTGCCCGGACATGACGCCGTGTGGCATCTCAAACTGGACCTCTACAAGCTTCTTA AGCTAGAAAACGACCCGAATTACCGTGAGGTGCTGAACAGTATAACAGGCTTGCGTCTGTCGGCGACGCTGGGGGACGCGCTGGGCGGCCGCGCCGGTGCCGACGTGCACCTCGTGGCGCACGAGAGCCCCAACCACCACCATCTGCGGGTCTCCACCTCTACCACTGATGCCAGG GTGGGCGAATACATTGTTTTCCACGTGCAAAGTAACTTCTTCATGGAGTCATTCAACTACGTCATTATGTCCAAAGGCATTATCCTCACCAGCGGCCAAGAAATAATGCAG GAAGGCGTGCGCACGTTCTCGGCGGTGGTGTCGGCGGAGATGGCGCCGGTGGCCACGCTGCTGGTGTGGGCGCACCGCCGCCGCGCGCACGTGCTCGCCGACTCGCTCACCTTCCCCGTCAACGGCATCAGCACCAACAAC TTCACCGTGCATGTCAACAATCGCAAGCACCGCACGGGCGAACGCGTGGAGGTGGCCATCTACGGCGAGCCCGGCGCGTACGTCGGCCTGTCCGCCATCGACCACGCCTTCTACACCATGCAGGCCGGCAACGAGCTCACATACGCCAAG GTGATATCGAAAATGTCGCACTTCGACGAGGCAACGAACGGGACGTTCGCGTACACGTGGCGCTCGCACTTCGGCGACGCGGACGAACTGGTCTACTTCCCCTCGCCGAGCTTCGGGATCGACGCCAATCGGACTTTCGA ATACGCGGGTCTCATAGTGCTGTCGGACGTGGCGGTGTACCGGCGCTACTCGATGTGCAACGAGTCGCTGGGGCTGGCCGAGTGCCTGGACGGCACGTGCTACCTCGCCGACAAGCGCTGCGACGGCGCGCCCGACTGCTCCGACCGCACCGACGAGTCCAACT GCAAGCACGACGACTCGTTCGAGCTGTCCCACTTCCGCAAGTTCCGCTTCAACCGCATCCAGCGGCAGTACGACAACGTGTGGATGTGGCGCGACGTGAACATCGGGCCGCACGGCCGCTACGTGTTCACGCTGGACGtgcccgccgcgcccgcgcaCTGGACCATCTCCGCCGTGGCCATGTCGCCCGGCGCCGGCCTGGGCATGCTGGCGAGGCCGCTCAAT TACGTAGGCATCTTGCCGTTCTTCATCAAAGTGGAAGGGCCGGACCGCTGCCGGCAGGGCGAGCAGCTGGGGCTGCGCGTGGCCGTGTTCAACTACCAGCCGCAGGCCATCGAGGCGGTCGTCGTGCTGGCCTCTTCGCCCGACTACAAGTTCGTGCACGTCGAGGAGAATGGCATT GTTCGGTCATACAACCCTCGCACGTCGTTCGGCGAGCATCAGTTCTTCGTGTACATCCTGGCGGGAGACGCGGCCACCGTGCACATCCCCGTAGTGGCCGCACGGCTGGGCCGCATCCGCGTCGACATCGCCGCCTCCACGCTGCAGGGCCAGCACCGCGTCTCCAAGCACATCGAAGTCGAG GCCGACGGGTTACCTCAATACCGTCACCAGTCCGTACTTCTCGACCTTTCGAATCGTGCCTACGTGTTCCAGTACATGCACGTGAACGTCACAGAGACGCCCATCATACCGTACGAGGTCGATCGCTACTACGTATTCGGATCGAATAAGGCCAGAATATCCATAGTTGGGGATGTGGTCGGACCACTTTTCCCAACCATGCCTGTTAATGCTACAAGCCTTCTGGATTTGCCTATG GATTCAGCCGAACAAAACATGTTCAGTTTCGCGGCCAACATGTACCTTACTCTGTACATGCGGCTCATCAACCAGCGCAACCGAACCTTGGAGCACGACGCGTTCTACCACATGAACGTGCTCTACCAGCGACAACTGTCATACATGAGACCCGATGGGTCCTTCAGCCTTTTCCGCAGCGACTG GAATCAGTCATCTTCTAGCGTGTGGTTGACCTCATTCTGCGCAAAAATATTCCAAGACGCTTCATTCAACGAATGGGAGAACTATATCTACATTGATCCGAAT GTGATTTCAATGGCGGTATCGTGGGTATTGGAGCACCAGCGGCCCGAAGGCTCATTCTACGAGGTGACGTGGTCGCCCGACCGCAACGCCAACGACACCATCGCCGTGCCCATGGACTCGCAGGTGTACCGGGAGGCGGCCTATCAGCTCAAAGGGCAAAAG GTCAATAACACGTTATTACTGGAGCGGAACATCACGCTGACGGCGCAGGTCGTCATAACTCTCGAGTCTGTCAAGAACCTGAAGGACATCGGTTTGCTTGAG GGGCTGAGCGCGCGCGTGGCCACGGCGCAGCAGCTCGGCGTGTCGTGGCTGGAGCGGCACCTGCAGCTGCTGCACGAGTTCGGCGAGCCGCTCGCGCTGGCGCTCGTCACGCACGCGCTCGGCGCCGCCAAGGCGCCCAGCGCCGAGACCGCCTTCCGCCTGCTCAAGCGCCACCAGCGCAGCGAGGGCGGCCTGGTGTACTGGGGCAAGCGCGCCGTGCCGCCGCCGCCCTACAAGATGGAGAACCAGAAGCCCTTCCTGCTGCCGCGCCTGCCCTACGTCTACGACTCCAACAACGTCGCCGCCACGGCCTACGCGCTGCTCGCGTGCATGGACCACCAG GACAACAATGAACCGATCGTCATGTGGCTCAACTCACAGCGCCTCAGAGATGGCGGATGGGCGTCCACGCAG GATACGTACATTGCATTGCGTGCGTTGATCGAGTATACGAACCGCAAACGTTTGCGTGACGTCAGCGCTCTGGCCGTGACCGTGGACGCGGTCGCGCTGCACGGCGCCACGCGGCAGCTGCGCGTGCGCAACGACAACCTCGCCACCATGCAGAGCATTGAC ATCCCAGAAGCGTGGGGAACAGTGAAGGTCACAGCGCGCGGCGCGGGGTACGCCATACTGCAGATGTCCGTGCAGTACAACGTGGACATCGAGCGCTTCCAgaccgcgccgcccgcgcgctGCTTCGACCTGCTCGCCAGCGCCCACTACCACGGCAGGAATCAGTCGCACATCCGCTACCAGACCTGCGCCAG CTGGACAATGACGGATGAGTCGCCGCGGTCCGGGCTGGCCGTGCTGGAGGTAGGCATCCCCACGGGCTACATGATCCAGCAGCAGCGGCTGGACTCGTACGTGCTGTCGCGCGCCGTGCGCACGTTGCAGCGCGCCAAGTACCAGCCCGACAAACTGCTCTTTTACTTCGACTAT CTGGAGCGCGAGCGCACGTGCGTGAACTTCACGATCGAGCGCTGGTACCCCGTGGCCAACATGTCGCGCTACCTGCACATGCGCGTCTACGACTACTACGCGCCCG AGCGATTCAACGAGACGATATTCGACGCGCTGCCCACATACCTGCTCAACATCTGCGAGGTGTGTGGCTCGTCGCAGTGCCCCTACTGCGCCATATACAACGCTGCGGCCCGGCTGCCGATACCTTTACTCTTGCTAGCGGCCACTTGCGTCATCCTACTGCGAAACATTCGTCACTACGACACGTAG